A stretch of DNA from Micromonospora sp. WMMD1155:
CCGCACTATCCGCCGATGGTCACGACCGACTCCGCGGACAGCGGCCCGGACCAGGAGGTCTGACCCATGCCCCACGCCAACGCCCTGTACGGCCCGCTGGACCCGGCGCCGGACGCGGGCTATGTGAACGCGCCGCCGCGGATGGGGTTCTTCACCGACACGAGTGTCTGCATCGGGTGCAAGGCGTGTGAGGTGGCGTGCAAGGAGTGGAACGGGGTGCCGGAGAGCGGGTTGGACCTGCTCGGCATGTCGTACGACAACACGGGTGCGTTGACGGCGAACTCGTGGCGGCACGTGGCGTTCGTCGAGCAGCCCCGCCGTGCCGGTCTGGCGTCCCCGGCGTTCGCCGACACCCCGGACGGGCCGCCGGTCAGCCCGGTCACCGCGGCGGCCGGTGCGCTGACCAGCGCCGACACCGGTACCGACCCGGGTCTGCCCACCGGTTCACCCGAGGCGGCGGCCCGGATGTCGGCCGGCCCGGAGTTCCTGGGGATGCCGGGTGCGCAGCCGCCGGGTCGGGGCACCGGTGTCGAGGGTCGGACGGATTTCCGGTGGTTGATGATGTCCGACGTGTGCAAGCACTGCACTCATGCGGCGTGTCTGGACGTGTGTCCGACGGGGTCGTTGTTCCGGACGGAGTTCGGGACGGTGGTGGTGCAGGAGGACATCTGCAACGGGTGTGGGTACTGCATCTCGGCGTGTCCGTACGGGGTGATCGATCAGCGTAAGGGTGATGGTCGGGCGTGGAAGTGCACGTTGTGCTACGACCGGCTCGGTGCGGGGATGACTCCGGCGTGCGCGCAGGCGTGTCCGACGGAGTCGATCCAGTACGGGCCGCTTGACGAGCTGCGGGAGCGGGCCGCCGCGCGGGTGGCGACGTTGCGGGGGCGGGGGGTGTCCGAGGCGCGGTTGTACGGGCACGACCCGGACGACGGCGTCGGCGGCGACGGGGCGTTCTTCCTGCTGTTGGACGAGCCCGAGGTGTACGGGCTGCCCCCGGACCCGGTCGTGACCACCCGCGACCTACCGGCCATGTGGAAACACGCCGGGCTGGCCGCCCTGGCGATGACCGCCGCCACGGTGGTCGCGTTCCTGGGCAGGCGGTCATGACCCGCGGCGGCGAGCACCTGACGGTGCCGGCGGCCGACTTCACCTCCTACTACGGCCGCCCGATCCTCAAACCGCCGGTGTGGAAGCGCGACATCGCCGGTTACCTCTTCACCGGTGGGCTCGCCGCCGGGGGAGCACTGATCGGCGCGGGCGCCCAACTGACCGGCCGGCCCGCTCTGCGGCAGGTGGGGCGGTGGACGGCGCTGGGCGGCGTCGGCGTCAGCGCGTACCTGCTGGTGCACGACCTCGGACGACCGGCCCGGTTCCACCACATGCTCCGGATCGCCAAGCTGACCTCGCCGATGTCGGTCGGCACCTGGATCCTCACCGCGTTCGGCCCGGCAGCCGGCGTGGCCGCGGTCGCCGAGCTGGCAACCCGACTCCCCGATCACGGTGTGCTCGGTCTCGCCCGCCGCCTGGCCCCACCGGTCGGCGACATCGCCGGCCTGGCCGCCGCTGCCACCGCCCCGGCACTCGCCACGTACACCGGGGTGCTGCTCGCCGACACCGCCGTACCGGCGTGGCACGACGCATACCCCTTCCTGCCGTTCGTCTTCGGTGGCAGCGCGCTCGCCGCCGCCACCGGGGTCGGTCTGATCGCGACGCCGGCCGCCCAGACCGCCCCGCTGCGGCGACTCGCGGTCGTCGCCGCGACCGTCAAGTACGCCGGCGGTCGCCGGATGGAGCGGTTGGGCCTGACCGGTGAGCCCTACCGGCAGGGGCGCAGCGGTCGGCTGGTCCGGGCGGGAGACGTGCTGCTCGGCGTGGGCACCGTCGCCGCGCTGTTCAGCCGGCGCAGCCGGGTCCTGGCCGCGCTCTCCGGCGCCGCTCTGGTGGCCTCGTCCGTCGCCACCCGGTTCGGCGTCTTCGAGGCCGGCATGGCGTCGGCGCGTGACCCGAAGTACACGGTCGTGCCGCAACGGGAGCGGCGCGACGAGAAGGGGTCGGCGACCCGGCTCTGAACCGAGAGGACGGCGCCCCCTGCGTGGGCGCCGTCCTTCCGAGCCCGTCTTCGCCGCGTCAGCCGGTGAAGAGCTTCGCGGCGGTGATCAGGGTCTGGACGATGCCGTACCCGAGGAGCACCGCGATCAGCAGCCAGGACAACCAGAGCCGCCCGGTCTGGCTACCGACGCGCGGCGGCGCGGGCGGCTGGCTGTCCCGCCCGAGAGCGACCGGCTCGGTGACAGTCGCCTTCGCCACGGGCGAGGTCGGCCCTCGGTCCGGTTCGTGGAACCGCTCGGGCACGGAACGGACCAGCAGGTTCGCGATGAACCCGATGGCGAGGATGCCGACCATGGTGAACAGGGCGGGCCGGTACGCCGCCGCGGTGAGGGTGCCGGGCTTGCCCTGCGTGTCGAGGATCCCGTTGACGATCAGCGGGCCGGCGACACCCGCGGCCGACCACGCGGTCAGGATCCGGCCGTGGATGGCCCCGACCTGGAAGGTGCCGAACAGGTCACGCAGGTAGGCGGGCATGGTGGCGAAGCCACCGCCGTAGAAGGAGATGATCGCGGCGGCGATCAGCACGAAGACCGCGGTCGCGGAGTGGCCCGCGACGGCGAGCAGCAGGTACAGCACCATGCCGACGCCGAGGTAGACCATGTAGATGGGTTTGCGGCCGATGAGGTCGGACGTCGTCGACCAGACGAAGCGCCCCGCCATGTTGAACAGCGACAGCACCCCCACGAAACCGGCCGCCGCCGTCACCGAGACCGTGGTGGCGGTCCCGTTGTCCCGGAAGAAGTCCTGGATCATCGGGCTTGCCTGCTCCAGGATGCCGATGCCTGCGGTGACGTTGCAGAACAGCACGATCCACAGCAACCAGAAGGATCGGGTACGCACGGCATTCGACGCCGACACGCTCGCCGTCGTCACGAGGGGCC
This window harbors:
- a CDS encoding 4Fe-4S dicluster domain-containing protein, encoding MPHANALYGPLDPAPDAGYVNAPPRMGFFTDTSVCIGCKACEVACKEWNGVPESGLDLLGMSYDNTGALTANSWRHVAFVEQPRRAGLASPAFADTPDGPPVSPVTAAAGALTSADTGTDPGLPTGSPEAAARMSAGPEFLGMPGAQPPGRGTGVEGRTDFRWLMMSDVCKHCTHAACLDVCPTGSLFRTEFGTVVVQEDICNGCGYCISACPYGVIDQRKGDGRAWKCTLCYDRLGAGMTPACAQACPTESIQYGPLDELRERAAARVATLRGRGVSEARLYGHDPDDGVGGDGAFFLLLDEPEVYGLPPDPVVTTRDLPAMWKHAGLAALAMTAATVVAFLGRRS
- the nrfD gene encoding NrfD/PsrC family molybdoenzyme membrane anchor subunit; this translates as MTRGGEHLTVPAADFTSYYGRPILKPPVWKRDIAGYLFTGGLAAGGALIGAGAQLTGRPALRQVGRWTALGGVGVSAYLLVHDLGRPARFHHMLRIAKLTSPMSVGTWILTAFGPAAGVAAVAELATRLPDHGVLGLARRLAPPVGDIAGLAAAATAPALATYTGVLLADTAVPAWHDAYPFLPFVFGGSALAAATGVGLIATPAAQTAPLRRLAVVAATVKYAGGRRMERLGLTGEPYRQGRSGRLVRAGDVLLGVGTVAALFSRRSRVLAALSGAALVASSVATRFGVFEAGMASARDPKYTVVPQRERRDEKGSATRL
- a CDS encoding OFA family MFS transporter, whose product is MLSVFDPRHTVAPPGYSRWLIPTAALAVHVCIGQVYATSVYKNSLIAHFDVSQTAIGAIFSIAIVMLGSSAAVGGRWVERNGPRRAMFVSACFWATGFLVGALGIATQQLWLLYLGYGVIGGIGLGIGYISPVSTLIKWFPDRPGLATGLAIMGFGGGALVAGPLARQLLSLYDSGYNPDNPAAVASGHALVALFVTFGIGYFVIMMFGPFNVRVPAPDWRPAGFDPASVATRPLVTTASVSASNAVRTRSFWLLWIVLFCNVTAGIGILEQASPMIQDFFRDNGTATTVSVTAAAGFVGVLSLFNMAGRFVWSTTSDLIGRKPIYMVYLGVGMVLYLLLAVAGHSATAVFVLIAAAIISFYGGGFATMPAYLRDLFGTFQVGAIHGRILTAWSAAGVAGPLIVNGILDTQGKPGTLTAAAYRPALFTMVGILAIGFIANLLVRSVPERFHEPDRGPTSPVAKATVTEPVALGRDSQPPAPPRVGSQTGRLWLSWLLIAVLLGYGIVQTLITAAKLFTG